The bacterium DNA window GGGCCGGCGCGTCGTCGACTTTCTAAGCGGCGTCGCCTACGCGCTGGACGGGCACATGCATCGCGTCGGCGACGAGATCTTCTTGTTTACACCGCATCACGTCACGATTACGGCGGACGTCCTGCGCGAGGAGACGGCACCTGGACCACTATTCAGCGTAGAGTAGCCCGCCCCGGCCGCCGTACCGCCGGGGCGATGGAAACTCGGGGTCGGCCGTCGAAGAGTCGGCGTGGGTTGACGCCTGACGGTATACTGGTGAAGGCATAGCGTTGTCCCCCAGAGTTCCCGGGCTCGGGC harbors:
- a CDS encoding cell division protein SepF, yielding RAPIFSLHTQRQMEIIVLEPRAYEEAQSAADYLKTQRPIVINLRDTQKDLGRRVVDFLSGVAYALDGHMHRVGDEIFLFTPHHVTITADVLREETAPGPLFSVE